One part of the Mariniblastus fucicola genome encodes these proteins:
- a CDS encoding c-type cytochrome domain-containing protein — protein sequence MNSAFVLLVLLLPHAALDDLFETEVLPIFRQHCFECHGLGETEGELSLETVASLMRGGHTGSAMLSSDLEDSELYLRITSMSDGYRMPKRGETLDPLEIETIAKWIKQASGNVDVDLFAASEGSADATESVGLRSAAEIPFSTDLLEGKEPSQVAMLVISTVVILTLVCWMFYRVLFGGSKKREIKSHSDRVAATIAMLIGAMSCLVLIFTGYLYWRTGELVKENQSLRDRLQAGSMKMPETVVVNETNLPLPPHPMHPPRLGGQYYRGNDERSDSLFNGGFYRTATIDLHLVNSQGERVEWGDDGVDDFSVELEIRRAPEATKELFSQRVLDSISIQHFCQSVPGFKRNLTLEVVEKEDLWAVNVPLPKSGQWDGKEMQGLIYLMYGFQPGEARLPRPHFAIRYDLQFKNGEISDDSELWMGSMYTLGNRVLVPDDDKILLDRWFDWRPIPVIEGKGSSDPELLGTEEHVGK from the coding sequence TTGAATTCCGCATTTGTTTTACTGGTGCTACTGCTGCCGCATGCTGCTCTGGATGATCTGTTTGAGACGGAAGTCCTGCCGATTTTTCGTCAGCACTGTTTCGAGTGCCACGGACTAGGTGAAACCGAAGGTGAACTGTCCCTGGAAACCGTTGCGTCACTAATGCGCGGCGGTCATACGGGAAGCGCCATGCTTTCCAGTGATCTGGAAGACAGCGAACTCTACTTGCGTATCACGTCAATGTCTGACGGTTATCGCATGCCCAAACGTGGGGAAACTCTTGACCCGCTTGAAATAGAGACGATCGCGAAATGGATCAAGCAGGCTTCCGGGAACGTCGATGTTGATCTGTTTGCTGCATCGGAGGGCTCCGCCGATGCCACAGAGTCTGTTGGACTGCGCTCAGCGGCGGAGATTCCATTTTCAACAGATCTGCTTGAAGGGAAAGAGCCGTCGCAGGTTGCGATGTTGGTGATTTCTACCGTCGTCATACTGACCCTGGTTTGTTGGATGTTCTATCGAGTATTATTCGGTGGATCTAAAAAGCGGGAAATCAAATCGCATTCAGATCGTGTTGCTGCGACGATAGCCATGCTCATCGGTGCAATGAGTTGTTTGGTGCTGATATTTACAGGTTACTTGTATTGGCGAACCGGAGAGCTGGTGAAGGAAAACCAGTCGCTGCGAGATCGATTGCAGGCAGGCAGCATGAAAATGCCGGAAACGGTCGTCGTCAACGAGACCAATTTGCCGCTGCCTCCGCATCCGATGCATCCGCCACGGCTTGGCGGGCAATACTATCGAGGCAATGACGAACGGAGTGATTCGCTTTTCAATGGCGGGTTCTATCGCACGGCAACGATCGATCTGCACCTCGTGAACTCGCAAGGCGAACGGGTTGAGTGGGGCGACGATGGCGTCGACGATTTCAGCGTGGAGTTGGAAATCAGGCGGGCACCCGAAGCGACGAAAGAGCTGTTCTCGCAGCGGGTTCTCGATTCGATCTCGATACAGCACTTCTGCCAGAGCGTTCCCGGATTCAAACGCAATCTGACCCTGGAGGTCGTCGAAAAAGAAGACCTCTGGGCCGTCAACGTACCATTACCAAAAAGTGGTCAGTGGGACGGCAAGGAGATGCAAGGTTTGATCTATCTGATGTATGGATTTCAGCCGGGAGAAGCCCGGTTGCCACGCCCGCACTTCGCAATTCGCTACGATTTGCAGTTTAAGAACGGTGAGATTTCTGACGATTCTGAACTTTGGATGGGATCAATGTACACGCTTGGCAATCGGGTGCTGGTTCCCGACGATGACAAAATTCTGTTGGACCGCTGGTTCGATTGGCGTCCGATTCCCGTGATTGAAGGAAAAGGATCAAGCGATCCTGAATTGCTCGGTACTGAAGAGCACGTCGGGAAGTAG
- a CDS encoding inositol monophosphatase family protein: protein MTSSFQTQLAVALSAANNAGQILKDYFEQGVASEVKLEGGKKQGLVTVADVEAEAAIMEVIRGSFPDHAFLAEESAATGDNPDHLWVIDPLDGTNNFAFGIPHFAVSIAYIENGKPAVGVVLDPVRDEQFVAVRDGGASLNGKPIHVCESTGIDSAIVGTGFYYDRGEMMSQTLRCIETLFRHDIQGLRRMGAASLDLAYVACGRFGAFFELTLSPWDFAAAQLMVTEAGGQITNCSGREIGLEATDVLATNGRLHAEMMQLLAKGANEKP from the coding sequence TTGACATCCAGTTTTCAAACGCAGCTTGCCGTCGCACTTTCTGCAGCGAACAACGCAGGGCAGATTCTTAAAGACTACTTCGAACAGGGAGTCGCCTCAGAGGTAAAGCTCGAAGGTGGCAAGAAGCAGGGTTTGGTCACCGTCGCTGACGTCGAAGCGGAAGCGGCGATCATGGAAGTGATTCGCGGTTCGTTTCCCGACCACGCGTTTCTGGCCGAGGAGTCTGCTGCGACAGGGGACAACCCGGACCATCTGTGGGTCATCGATCCGCTTGATGGGACCAATAATTTTGCTTTCGGCATTCCGCATTTTGCGGTCTCAATCGCCTACATCGAGAACGGAAAACCAGCCGTCGGCGTCGTGCTGGATCCAGTTCGGGATGAACAGTTTGTGGCTGTGCGAGACGGCGGCGCAAGCCTCAACGGCAAACCAATCCATGTATGCGAGTCCACTGGAATTGATTCGGCGATTGTTGGGACCGGATTTTATTACGACCGCGGCGAAATGATGAGCCAAACACTGCGCTGCATTGAAACGTTATTTCGCCATGACATTCAGGGGCTCCGCCGCATGGGAGCGGCGTCACTGGACCTCGCGTACGTAGCCTGTGGAAGATTCGGTGCCTTTTTTGAGCTGACGCTTTCTCCCTGGGACTTTGCCGCGGCACAATTGATGGTCACCGAAGCCGGTGGGCAGATCACGAACTGTAGCGGGCGAGAAATTGGGCTGGAAGCGACTGATGTGCTGGCGACGAACGGTCGATTGCATGCCGAGATGATGCAGTTGCTGGCCAAAGGTGCAAACGAAAAGCCGTAA
- a CDS encoding DUF3467 domain-containing protein, translating to MAEQQKQPQPTKVDDSNAVSCYANFCRVTGSAEELIVDFGMNTQPVNNADSTVDVQQRVVMNFYTAKRLLHALHVSVRRHEEVFGQLETDIRKRALPPKEADAAAAE from the coding sequence ATGGCTGAACAGCAAAAACAACCTCAACCCACAAAAGTCGACGATTCGAATGCGGTTTCGTGCTACGCGAACTTTTGCCGCGTTACCGGTTCTGCGGAAGAGCTGATTGTCGATTTTGGCATGAACACGCAACCCGTCAACAACGCAGATTCGACGGTCGATGTTCAGCAACGAGTCGTGATGAACTTTTACACTGCCAAACGATTACTTCACGCTCTGCATGTTTCTGTTCGTCGGCATGAAGAAGTTTTCGGCCAATTGGAAACGGACATTCGCAAGCGAGCTCTTCCGCCAAAGGAAGCTGACGCCGCCGCGGCAGAGTAA
- a CDS encoding SUMF1/EgtB/PvdO family nonheme iron enzyme — MIRLSVTLCVLALTVFSQTTHPANGQEGAGDVQTSVQGIVSEKPTEGRFVDLGDGKYMVPYATTIPGTEIEFTMEPIPGGTFTMGNEDGEDDEKPAFAVQLEPFWIARHEITWAQYKRYMQMEKALKALQATGVRIVDDSNKIDAVTAPSALYDPSFTYNAGQEPEQAAATITQYAAKQYTKWLSLSDGNFYRLPYESEWEYACRAGTDTKFYFGDDADELENHAWFENNSDEERHAVGELEPNPWGLYDMYGNVSEWTLDQYSEEGYVQAASAEEGKPLSLIESYNKPTKLFPRVIRGGSFLQDSEECNSFARFPSNSKEWRSTDPNYPKSPWWFTDEPATGVGFRIVRQYTPATRDEKEAVWQADVASIERDANNRIEANGRGTYGVVDQDLDEEIEELDEDLSLDDG; from the coding sequence ATGATTCGATTGAGTGTGACTCTGTGCGTTCTCGCGTTGACAGTCTTTTCGCAAACCACCCATCCTGCCAATGGTCAGGAGGGCGCTGGCGATGTGCAGACTTCGGTTCAAGGCATCGTTTCTGAAAAGCCGACCGAAGGACGCTTCGTTGATCTGGGCGATGGCAAATACATGGTGCCTTACGCGACGACCATTCCGGGAACAGAGATCGAGTTCACGATGGAGCCGATCCCGGGTGGAACGTTCACGATGGGAAATGAAGACGGCGAAGACGACGAAAAACCAGCTTTCGCAGTCCAGCTCGAACCGTTTTGGATCGCCAGGCACGAAATCACGTGGGCTCAGTACAAACGCTACATGCAAATGGAGAAAGCTCTCAAAGCCCTCCAGGCGACCGGTGTCCGAATCGTCGACGACAGCAACAAGATCGACGCCGTGACCGCGCCGTCGGCACTTTACGATCCGTCGTTTACTTACAACGCCGGGCAAGAGCCTGAACAGGCAGCAGCGACGATCACTCAGTACGCGGCCAAACAGTACACGAAATGGTTGAGCCTTTCCGACGGAAACTTTTACCGGTTGCCGTATGAGTCCGAGTGGGAATACGCTTGTCGCGCCGGAACCGATACAAAGTTCTATTTTGGTGACGACGCGGACGAACTGGAAAACCACGCCTGGTTTGAGAACAATTCCGACGAAGAACGCCATGCCGTCGGTGAGCTGGAGCCGAATCCGTGGGGGCTGTATGACATGTACGGCAACGTCAGCGAATGGACGCTGGATCAATACAGCGAGGAAGGCTACGTTCAGGCCGCTTCAGCCGAAGAAGGAAAGCCGCTGAGTCTGATCGAGTCTTACAACAAACCAACCAAACTCTTTCCGCGTGTCATTCGCGGAGGAAGTTTCCTGCAGGATTCGGAAGAGTGCAACAGCTTTGCCCGCTTCCCTTCCAACAGCAAAGAATGGCGCTCAACGGATCCAAACTACCCGAAGAGCCCGTGGTGGTTTACCGATGAGCCTGCCACTGGTGTCGGCTTCAGAATCGTGCGCCAATACACGCCCGCGACGCGAGACGAAAAAGAAGCTGTCTGGCAAGCAGACGTCGCGTCGATCGAACGCGATGCCAACAATCGAATCGAAGCCAATGGACGCGGCACTTACGGCGTCGTTGATCAGGATCTCGATGAAGAAATTGAAGAACTCGATGAAGATCTGAGCCTCGACGACGGGTAA
- a CDS encoding TolC family protein codes for MPSEIQKFAKEPLVWVGAALLCVPLLASSSLNHLRERFTVDASSVALAEPLEKAPVNEPALGSVDGSSAKDWRQDSDTPIVALPLPPLPTSESEASLAGPSNVATTRTEYSPISLPAADPATNSRDPGSLLEVADLYEDSDSDFPVSEFGNFEAQDSSQATPAKQKSAAKDSSTEESPDEEFDFLFGDDGPQDNSDSDAVEKSQEKLSSEKAPQSKAGSEKAQPKSKPRKLPLKVQEGTPSWLFPEADRKSGRGDKPNRSTWPSANDRSDANADSGAKSESDLMPMEEPDLFQPPAFADQPNEQAEPESLQSVFPQAAEPTYSPLPATPTETFGQPLPAPQEAPSSDYYLQVDSGPDWWTPYCQQPFWQSVPAHQTGLDAVVFTAMQNSPYVKLLNTEPQMAQTVVNEADAVFDWSAFVETSWRDIDRPVVSLLDTGTAGGRFVQQQLLFESGVQKNLRTGGHLRVGQAWQTTDNNSAFLSPPDQATAQILLDYRQPLLRGAGKHVNNSQVLLARIDVDASTSNSQALLQQFLVDVVSEYWELHYSRGVLMQKLRSAERAEQLLSELASLPDAAERKRDLARIQAIATARRTELIRAKNAVATHQETLLNLTYGTAMPDPASLEVVPVELPGVFMVPYDQNFVTEMAVQNRAEVKVALAAIRASAVRQNLVLNDLKPKLDAIVSTFVSGLDQAKDVGGAVGNAFDYDPSYAVGFSFEMPIGRRAANARLTRQQLDYQRLQYQLEQTLGNVRLDARLAYRNVSSIASEMENHKLAVQQAAQDLHFATQQAAAGIADSAGNTSFLIDDLLRSQEGVAAAESRLLRSQTDLSVALVQLKRATGQLLQTAPMPQVADHVVQEASFVQQAGFDQQVPDTLWSVPNTQSGAQAESQSIWDQ; via the coding sequence ATGCCCTCTGAAATTCAAAAATTTGCCAAAGAGCCTCTGGTTTGGGTCGGCGCTGCTCTGCTGTGCGTCCCACTGCTGGCATCCAGTTCGCTCAACCATCTCAGAGAACGGTTTACTGTTGATGCGTCTTCGGTTGCCCTGGCCGAGCCACTCGAGAAAGCTCCCGTGAACGAACCAGCACTGGGTTCGGTTGACGGTTCCAGTGCAAAAGATTGGCGACAGGACTCCGACACGCCCATCGTTGCCCTTCCACTGCCACCGTTGCCGACGAGCGAAAGTGAAGCCAGCCTTGCTGGGCCGTCGAATGTAGCAACCACGCGCACTGAATACTCTCCAATTTCATTGCCTGCAGCCGATCCAGCGACGAACTCACGGGATCCGGGTTCGCTGCTGGAAGTCGCGGACCTCTATGAAGACAGCGACAGCGATTTTCCGGTTTCGGAATTCGGAAACTTCGAGGCTCAGGATTCCAGCCAGGCAACGCCCGCGAAGCAAAAGTCTGCGGCGAAAGATTCATCAACAGAAGAGTCGCCGGATGAGGAGTTCGACTTCCTCTTTGGCGATGATGGTCCGCAAGACAATTCGGACAGCGACGCTGTAGAAAAAAGCCAGGAAAAACTTTCCAGCGAGAAAGCTCCACAGTCCAAGGCTGGATCTGAAAAGGCCCAACCGAAATCGAAGCCTCGCAAACTGCCGCTCAAAGTTCAGGAAGGGACTCCAAGTTGGTTGTTTCCGGAAGCTGACCGGAAGTCTGGTCGCGGCGACAAGCCGAACCGGAGTACTTGGCCGAGTGCAAATGATCGTTCAGATGCGAACGCTGATTCGGGCGCGAAATCTGAATCGGATTTGATGCCGATGGAAGAGCCGGATCTGTTCCAGCCGCCTGCTTTCGCGGATCAGCCGAATGAACAGGCTGAACCTGAATCGCTTCAATCCGTTTTCCCACAAGCCGCCGAGCCCACGTACTCGCCATTGCCAGCGACGCCGACGGAAACATTTGGCCAGCCCTTGCCTGCCCCGCAGGAAGCTCCCTCAAGCGACTACTATTTGCAAGTCGACAGCGGCCCAGATTGGTGGACGCCGTACTGCCAACAGCCGTTCTGGCAATCCGTTCCGGCACACCAGACGGGTCTCGATGCGGTCGTGTTTACCGCGATGCAAAATTCACCCTACGTTAAATTGCTGAACACCGAACCGCAGATGGCGCAAACGGTTGTGAATGAAGCCGACGCTGTTTTCGATTGGTCAGCGTTTGTGGAAACATCGTGGCGGGACATCGATCGACCAGTTGTTTCGTTGCTCGATACAGGAACCGCTGGCGGAAGATTCGTGCAGCAACAATTGCTCTTCGAATCCGGCGTTCAGAAGAACCTGCGAACCGGAGGCCACCTTCGCGTCGGTCAGGCTTGGCAAACGACAGACAACAACAGTGCGTTTCTTTCGCCGCCAGACCAGGCCACAGCCCAAATTTTGTTGGACTATCGCCAGCCGTTGCTGCGAGGTGCCGGTAAGCACGTTAACAACAGCCAGGTGCTGCTGGCTCGAATCGATGTCGATGCCTCGACCAGCAATTCACAGGCGTTGCTGCAACAGTTTTTGGTCGATGTCGTGTCGGAGTATTGGGAGTTGCACTATTCTCGCGGCGTCCTGATGCAAAAACTTCGTTCTGCGGAACGAGCTGAACAGCTGTTGAGTGAGCTTGCGAGCCTGCCGGATGCAGCGGAGCGAAAGCGAGACCTGGCTCGAATCCAGGCGATTGCGACGGCGAGACGAACTGAGCTGATTCGGGCCAAAAACGCAGTGGCGACTCATCAGGAAACATTGCTCAACCTGACTTATGGAACTGCAATGCCTGATCCGGCATCGCTTGAGGTGGTCCCGGTCGAATTGCCTGGCGTTTTTATGGTGCCCTACGATCAGAATTTCGTCACCGAGATGGCGGTTCAAAATCGCGCCGAAGTCAAAGTCGCGTTGGCCGCGATTCGTGCTTCAGCAGTTCGGCAGAATTTGGTGCTCAACGACCTCAAGCCCAAGCTTGATGCGATCGTGTCGACGTTTGTTTCCGGTTTGGACCAGGCCAAAGATGTTGGCGGAGCGGTGGGCAATGCGTTTGATTACGATCCGTCCTACGCGGTCGGGTTTAGCTTCGAAATGCCGATCGGTCGTAGAGCAGCGAACGCACGACTGACTCGACAACAGTTGGATTATCAGCGACTGCAGTATCAGTTGGAACAGACGCTGGGCAACGTTCGCCTCGATGCCCGATTGGCTTATCGAAACGTGAGTAGTATTGCCAGCGAGATGGAGAATCATAAACTCGCCGTGCAACAGGCAGCTCAGGATTTGCATTTCGCGACCCAGCAGGCTGCTGCGGGTATCGCCGATTCCGCCGGAAACACAAGCTTTCTGATCGACGACTTGCTGCGATCTCAGGAAGGCGTTGCGGCTGCGGAATCACGATTGCTTCGCAGTCAAACGGATCTTTCGGTGGCGCTGGTTCAGTTGAAACGCGCGACAGGTCAGTTGCTTCAGACGGCTCCGATGCCTCAGGTCGCCGATCACGTTGTGCAAGAGGCAAGCTTCGTCCAGCAGGCAGGTTTTGATCAACAGGTGCCGGACACGCTGTGGTCCGTTCCCAACACGCAATCTGGTGCTCAGGCTGAATCGCAGAGCATCTGGGATCAGTAA
- a CDS encoding acyl-CoA dehydrogenase family protein, whose translation MAVSEEIQRQIDQAEELLFSGPEKEGFVKDLYYGKFREDSIFPFPELSPEAKDQSDAYIAKVKAFCESEIDPDRIDRDAEIPQSVIRGLGDLGVLGMTINPKYGGGGKSQFNYCRVMEIIGGHCASTGVFVNAHHSIGLRALELFGTDEQKTRWMKGLAAGEKLAAFALTEPHAGSDAGNVKTRAEPSPNGNGYILNGEKRWITNGGIADVLTVMARTPDASDPEGKITAFLVTPDMEGFEVLESRMEKVGIRGTQTGRMKFTDMFVPKENILGPEGKGLRVALTVLDFGRTTFGACCTGAAKFCVERMVARANHRKQFGKTLGEFPMVKAKIAEAAADTYAMESATYHTAALIDSGAEDYMVETAMIKVFASDQLWRIVNDCLQIWGGKGFFTDQPFERMMRDARLNLIGEGANDVMRAFIASVGFRHVARDLESKLKPAGWLSIPAAVLRSAKVPVKHEHLRYHGNWLASQIGKFGWVIKMVLAKYREGAIEQQLLQLRLADIATEIFMASCVYSRLSTVFNNATISGPAKDHETSTGMLYLRLARHRNERRFEDMKINFDNVVTDVADSWLKHDFANDWVIKPEDDEQSQ comes from the coding sequence GTGGCTGTTTCGGAAGAGATTCAACGCCAAATCGATCAAGCCGAAGAGCTTCTTTTCTCGGGTCCGGAGAAAGAAGGCTTTGTCAAAGATCTTTACTACGGAAAATTTCGCGAGGACTCCATCTTTCCTTTCCCGGAGTTGTCGCCCGAAGCCAAAGACCAAAGCGACGCCTATATCGCCAAAGTCAAAGCGTTCTGCGAAAGCGAAATTGATCCGGACAGGATCGATCGAGACGCAGAGATTCCGCAGAGCGTGATTCGAGGGCTGGGCGACCTTGGTGTGCTCGGCATGACGATCAATCCAAAGTACGGCGGCGGTGGAAAATCGCAGTTCAATTACTGTCGCGTGATGGAAATCATCGGCGGACATTGCGCGTCGACCGGAGTATTCGTTAACGCTCATCACTCGATCGGCTTGCGTGCCCTCGAACTTTTTGGCACTGACGAACAGAAAACGCGATGGATGAAAGGACTTGCTGCCGGTGAGAAACTTGCGGCGTTTGCACTGACCGAACCGCATGCCGGTTCCGACGCGGGCAATGTTAAAACGCGTGCTGAGCCAAGCCCAAACGGTAACGGCTACATTCTCAATGGGGAAAAACGGTGGATCACCAACGGTGGCATCGCGGACGTTTTAACGGTCATGGCGAGGACTCCAGATGCCTCGGATCCCGAGGGCAAGATCACCGCGTTCCTGGTCACGCCGGACATGGAAGGTTTTGAAGTTCTTGAATCGCGAATGGAGAAAGTCGGAATTCGCGGCACGCAAACCGGGCGGATGAAGTTTACTGACATGTTCGTCCCGAAGGAAAATATTCTGGGGCCGGAAGGGAAGGGCTTGCGCGTCGCGTTGACCGTTCTTGATTTCGGAAGAACGACGTTCGGAGCCTGCTGCACGGGCGCGGCCAAGTTCTGTGTTGAGCGAATGGTTGCCAGAGCCAATCACCGCAAGCAGTTTGGAAAAACGCTTGGCGAGTTCCCGATGGTGAAGGCAAAGATTGCGGAGGCTGCTGCGGACACGTACGCGATGGAAAGCGCGACGTATCACACGGCGGCTTTGATCGACAGTGGCGCCGAAGACTATATGGTTGAGACAGCCATGATCAAAGTCTTCGCCAGCGATCAACTTTGGCGAATCGTGAACGACTGCCTGCAGATTTGGGGCGGCAAAGGCTTCTTCACTGACCAGCCGTTTGAGCGCATGATGCGGGACGCGAGGCTGAACTTAATTGGCGAAGGTGCCAACGATGTGATGCGTGCTTTCATCGCATCAGTCGGATTCAGACATGTCGCGCGAGACCTCGAATCCAAACTCAAACCTGCTGGCTGGCTGAGCATCCCGGCGGCGGTTTTGCGTTCTGCAAAGGTTCCCGTGAAGCACGAACATCTTCGCTACCACGGAAATTGGCTTGCGTCTCAAATCGGAAAATTCGGTTGGGTGATCAAGATGGTGTTGGCGAAATATCGTGAGGGCGCGATCGAGCAACAGCTGCTTCAATTGCGTCTGGCCGACATCGCGACGGAAATCTTTATGGCCAGCTGCGTGTATTCGCGGCTTTCGACCGTTTTTAATAACGCGACGATTTCCGGTCCGGCAAAGGACCATGAGACCTCAACCGGCATGCTCTACCTGCGGTTGGCGCGGCATCGGAACGAGCGACGTTTTGAGGATATGAAAATCAACTTTGACAATGTCGTAACCGACGTGGCAGATTCGTGGTTGAAACACGATTTCGCGAACGACTGGGTGATCAAGCCGGAAGACGATGAGCAATCGCAGTAG
- the recG gene encoding ATP-dependent DNA helicase RecG, producing the protein MPESDSQDSPLNKLTERTQFIKGVGPARAELLAKLGLHTAADILFFFPRSYEDFTQLNHIRDLGQEQLATVVAEVSDKDESRSNGRHITYVLFRQDNSFLRATWFNQPFMLNKFRIGQKVMLQGKSRLQNNRQCMTHPKVTLLDDDETIENQQTMLPVYRLTEGINQKQMRKLVASTVEQCAHLVTEALPESLRKRTGIVGIAEAIKQIHSPLNQEEVDQARARLVYQELFILQLALAIRRHRVRSRQVATSLELTPKIKSRILGRLPFQLTESQQVAFSEIADDMKNAWPMNRLLHGEVGSGKTAVALCAMLTAVAHGHQAVLMAPTEILARQHLRSIRELLQRSRVRIELWSGSVKTARRKQIAADVESGEINIIVGTQAVVASQLPFQNLGLVVIDEQHKFGVKQRARLKHTGPDPHYLVMTATPIPRTVSMTLFGDLDVSTLERTSGVGQKVNTYLGNASNRDSWMEFVRKKLREGRQAFVVAPLVDGDDEQNLGSAERIFEQLSNGPLEEFRLDILHGRQSIEEKEAAMLDFESGKTQVIVATTVVEVGINVPNATVMTIESAERFGLSQLHQLRGRVSRGSHPGYVCLFASDNNAEENERLKAFSETENGFDLAQRDLEIRGPGNLFSSQQSGFPPLMIADLIRDTDTLQRAFADARMLIHESPNLDGEEFTRLRQLVTGRYGKSLQISDVG; encoded by the coding sequence ATGCCCGAAAGCGACTCACAGGATTCACCTCTCAACAAGCTGACTGAGCGAACTCAGTTCATTAAAGGGGTTGGACCTGCGCGAGCCGAACTGTTAGCGAAACTGGGACTGCACACCGCCGCTGACATTCTGTTTTTCTTTCCACGAAGCTACGAAGACTTCACGCAACTGAACCACATTCGAGACCTGGGCCAGGAGCAGTTAGCCACCGTTGTCGCGGAAGTTTCTGACAAAGATGAATCGCGGTCCAATGGCCGGCACATCACCTACGTGCTGTTTCGGCAGGACAACAGCTTCCTGCGAGCCACGTGGTTCAATCAACCGTTCATGCTGAACAAGTTTCGCATCGGCCAGAAAGTGATGCTGCAGGGAAAGTCCCGTCTGCAAAACAATCGACAGTGCATGACGCACCCGAAGGTCACATTGTTGGACGATGATGAAACGATTGAGAATCAGCAAACGATGCTGCCGGTCTACCGCCTGACCGAAGGCATCAACCAGAAACAGATGCGAAAACTGGTCGCCAGCACCGTCGAACAATGTGCTCATTTGGTTACCGAAGCGTTGCCAGAATCGCTGCGCAAGCGAACCGGCATCGTCGGTATCGCCGAAGCGATCAAGCAGATCCATTCGCCGTTGAATCAGGAAGAAGTCGATCAGGCGCGAGCCCGACTGGTGTATCAGGAGCTGTTCATTTTGCAACTTGCGTTGGCGATTCGGCGGCATCGTGTTCGCTCTCGGCAGGTAGCAACGTCACTTGAGCTGACTCCGAAGATCAAGTCACGAATCCTCGGACGGCTTCCGTTCCAACTGACCGAATCGCAGCAAGTCGCTTTCTCGGAAATCGCCGACGACATGAAAAACGCGTGGCCCATGAATCGCTTGCTGCACGGCGAGGTCGGCAGCGGCAAAACAGCCGTCGCACTCTGCGCGATGCTAACCGCGGTGGCTCATGGACATCAAGCGGTGCTGATGGCGCCGACTGAAATCCTGGCGCGACAACATTTGAGATCGATCCGTGAGTTGCTTCAACGCAGCCGCGTTCGAATCGAACTGTGGTCCGGCAGCGTCAAAACGGCTCGGCGAAAGCAGATCGCTGCCGACGTTGAATCGGGTGAAATCAATATCATTGTCGGCACTCAGGCCGTTGTTGCGTCACAGTTGCCGTTCCAGAATCTGGGACTGGTCGTGATCGACGAACAGCACAAGTTCGGCGTCAAGCAGCGTGCCAGGCTGAAGCACACAGGTCCGGATCCGCACTACCTCGTGATGACGGCGACTCCAATTCCGAGGACGGTCTCGATGACGTTGTTTGGCGACCTGGACGTTTCCACACTTGAGCGAACCAGCGGAGTTGGGCAAAAGGTAAACACGTATCTCGGCAATGCTTCGAATCGCGATTCGTGGATGGAGTTCGTTCGCAAGAAACTTCGCGAAGGCCGCCAGGCGTTTGTTGTCGCACCGCTGGTGGACGGCGACGATGAGCAGAACCTTGGCAGCGCCGAACGGATCTTTGAGCAACTCTCCAACGGTCCCCTCGAAGAGTTTCGGCTGGACATTCTGCACGGACGGCAGTCGATCGAAGAAAAAGAAGCCGCGATGCTGGACTTCGAATCTGGCAAGACTCAAGTGATCGTTGCCACGACGGTGGTGGAGGTTGGAATCAACGTGCCCAACGCAACCGTGATGACGATTGAGTCCGCGGAACGGTTCGGTCTTTCGCAATTGCATCAGCTTCGAGGTCGCGTCAGCCGCGGTTCGCATCCAGGCTACGTTTGCCTCTTCGCCAGCGACAACAATGCGGAGGAAAACGAACGCCTGAAAGCTTTTTCGGAAACCGAGAACGGATTCGATCTGGCGCAGCGTGACTTGGAAATTCGCGGCCCGGGAAATCTGTTCAGCTCGCAGCAATCCGGATTCCCGCCGCTGATGATTGCGGACCTGATCCGGGACACCGATACACTGCAACGTGCGTTTGCCGACGCGAGAATGCTGATTCACGAATCTCCAAATCTCGACGGCGAAGAGTTCACCAGGCTTCGACAGCTAGTCACGGGACGCTACGGCAAGTCGCTTCAGATCAGCGACGTCGGATAG